A section of the Papio anubis isolate 15944 chromosome 2, Panubis1.0, whole genome shotgun sequence genome encodes:
- the LOC101009148 gene encoding 60S ribosomal protein L36a-like, with translation MVNVPKTRRTFCKKCGKHQPHKVTQYKKGKDSLYAQGKRRYDQKQSGYGGQTKPILRKKAKTTKKIVLRLECVELNCRSKRMLAIKRCKHFELGGDKKRKGQVIQF, from the coding sequence ATGGTCAACGTGCCTAAAACCCGAAGAACCTTCTGTAAGAAGTGTGGCAAGCATCAGCCTCACAAAGTGACACAGTATAAGAAGGGCAAGGATTCTTTGTATGCCCAGGGAAAGAGGCGCTATGATCAGAAGCAGAGTGGCTATGGTGGGCAGACAAAGCCAATTTTGCGGAAGAAGGCTAAGACCACAAAGAAGATTGTGCTAAGGCTGGAATGTGTTGAGCTTAACTGCAGATCCAAGAGGATGCTGGCCATTAAGAGATGCAAGCATTTTGAACTGGGAGGAGATAAGAAGAGAAAGGGCCAAGTGATCCAGTTCTAA